Below is a window of Halarcobacter anaerophilus DNA.
TAAAATAGATTTAAAATAAGCTTAAAGGTTATTATATGAAATTAGAGATCTCACTTTTTAGATTTAATTATAAATCAGACTATTTACCTTACTATACAAAAAATTTTGTAAAAGTAAAAGATGAAAAAACATTACTTGATATTTTAAACAGTATCAATGAGGAGCAGCCTTTTGCATATGAAAATATTTTAGACTTTCCTTTAGTTGTAAACGGTGTTTATACTTATGCTTCAATTACCTTAGAAGAACTTACAAAAGAGTTCGGTTGCGATTTAACTATTGAACCTATTTCTATAAGAAGAGCTCATACTGATTTATTGATTAATGACGCGGATTTTCAAGAAAGATTAAAAATTTTATCTGAGTTTATCGATAATGAAGATAAAAAAGTTTATGAAAGTTATAAATTATATTTCTATGCTTCAAATACAATGAATTACGAATATGATTATATAGGAGACTCTATCCTTCTTCTTGCAGCTGATTTAATTGAAAAAAATCCGGCAGACGAAAGTGAGATTTTAAAAGCGATTATAGAATATGATACTTCAATCGTATATCATACAAGTTTGGAAAAAAGAGTATATAATCTTGATTTAAAAGTTGAAGAAAAAATCCAAAATTTAAAAAATAAACTAAACCTCTCAAAACCTCTAAAAGAACAAAATCTGTTTTTAGATAAAAAAAACAGTATAGATTTTGGAACATTTGAAGAAAATTACGAAGTAAAATATAACTTTGAAGACTTTAACCTTGCATATTTTCAAGGAACAAAAGAGGATTCTCAAACTCTTGAACTACTTGGAAAATTAAGTGCAAAACTTATTGATACACCTTCAATGCACTCAGATTTGGCTTTGGAATCATTTCATGTAAACTCTGAATTTACGATGAAATTAGCTTCAACTGTTATGTTAGATGCTTTTGACAATAGTGCAGATCTACTTATAGTTGATAGTGATGAACTTTTTTATCTATTTGATTCAAACAGAAAAAGTATGGAAAAAGTTTCGGGAAGAGAGATTATAACTCCTGTAATCCATAAAAACGAACTGCAAAAATTAGTCTCAGGAAAACATGACGATACTTTAAAAAGCCAGCTAAAAAAACATATAGTAGATCCTGAAATTATTTAGGCTTAAAAAATGGTATTAGATATAACCTTTACAGTAATAGGCTCTTTGCTTATTTTATCTCTAATACCTCTTTATATATATAGAAAAGAGATTTACCGAAAATTTTCTAAAGCAGGAGATACAAAAACACTTATTAACGATTTAAAAAGTTATTTAAGTGCCAACTGTCCAAAAATCAAATTTGATTATAATGTTTTAAAAAAGTTTGAAAAAGAGAGTGACATAAGAGTAAAACAGACACTTATAGTAGAAGAACTCATCAAACAATTTGCCTATTTCCAATATGAGATGAATACGCAAAAATCGGTTCCTCATAATATGCTTTGGAGTAGTTACGACCAAAACTCAAAACTTTTAAAAGATAATAAACTTCCCAAAGATTGGACTCAAAGAAAAAAAACGGCCTGGGTTAGAGATGAAGGAAAATGCGACAGATGTGGCTGTAAAACGGAACTTTCAAAAACAAATGCTCTATTAGTAAAGCAGATGAAAGACGGAGGCGGTTTTAATCTGGAAAATATAGTGATTTTGTGCAATGATTGTTCAAGAATAATAAAATCTTCAAATCTGGAAAAAACAAGAAAAGATTTGAATCTTTTAGATAAACTTATGGGCAAAATCTTTTTTTAAATTCCGAAATACTCTTTAATCATCTCTTTGTGCAGAGTTTTACTGCTAAGAGTCTCATTTTTATTCTCAACTTTTTTTGTTTTTCTCTTTTTTAGCTTTATTAATACTTTTTCCAAAAACTGATCTTCCAGACTTTTTAATTTTGACAACTCTTTTCTTACATACGTTAAATCTCTGTTTTCAGGAATTATATATGGAGTTATTACCACAACAAGATTTTTGTTTTGTGAATTTTCGCTTCTGTTTTTAAAAAGTTCGCCTATTAAAGGAATATCTCCAGCAAAAGGAACTTTTTGTACTGTTTTTTCATTTTTCTTTTCCATTAATCCTCCTATAATAACACTCTCGCCGTTGTTTAATATGGCTTGTGTTTTTATCTCTTTTTTTGAAGTATCAGGATTAAAATAGGTATTATCTCTGTTTTTTATATTTTCAACAAGGGTTGTAACTTCTAAATATACTTTGTTGTTTTTAGATACTCTTGGCTTAACATTAAGGGTTAAACCCACATCTTCTCTTTCATAACTATTTGTCGTATTTCCTCCGTCAGTTACCGTTGTTCCTGTTTGAATTGAGATAGTTTCACCTACATAAATTGAACTTGCTTTATTGTTTATACACAAAATTGAAGGCTCAGAGATAATATCAAGTCCATAAGTTTTATTAAGAAGATTTAAAGAGGCTCCCAATGCCAAGGTTGAAGTAACATTGGGTATTTCTAGACCTATACTTGAAGTATTTATAGCAATAGCTTCACCTCCGTTTAGATTTGAAGAGAAAGTATATAAACCGCCTGAATAAGACTTTCCTCCTAAAATGCCGAATTTTATACCTATATCTTCAATCAAATCATTATCCAACTCCACAATCAAAGCTTTGACATAAACCTGTTTTTTCTCAATATCCAGCTTTTTGATAAACTCTTTTAGATTTTCAATCTCTTCTAAATTTCCGTCTAAAACAATAGAATTTAACTCTTCATTCACAGCAACAGTAGGTTTTGAAAACTTTTCATAAACTCTTTTTTCAATAATCTTATTAAGAACTTTTTCTACGTTTTTTGCATCGATATTCTCTAAAAATAGAATCTCGCAATGATTTTTTATCTTATCTGTTTTTTTCTCTTTTTTAGGAAGTTCTATATTTTCTTCTTTAGGATCAATTTTTACTACTCTTAAGATTTCTTTGCTTTGAACTATTTTATAGCCTTTTGATTTTAGTGTATATTTTAAAATATCAAGTAAGCTCTCTTTTTTTATTGCAGAGCTTGAGAGAAAATCCAATTTACCCTCGATTTTATTAGTTACTAAAATATTTTTTTCTATCTCTTTTGAAGTAATTTTTATAAGTTCGTTTATATCCAAATCTTTAAAGTTTATATTTATTAACTGGGAGCAGAAAAGAGAAGACGGAAGATGAAAAGACAAAAAGAGAAAAGAGAACAAGAGTTTCATTTAAATCCTTAAATATTATAATTTAAAAGATTATATTTTAAAAGCTCTTAAAGTTTAATTTCCACCTCTCTTGGAAGTTCTGTTTTTAAACTGCTTAACTGTTCATCGCTTATTTGCAGATGAAGTTTTACCTTTGAAGTAAACTCTTTATTGCTAACAATAATATTCAAACTGTTTATAAGATATTCAACTTTTGAAAGAGTAGAATAATCAACTTCTATAATAGCTGTTTGCAGTTTTTCATATTTTAAAAGTTCGGCACTGTTTATTACCAAATTTACAGAATCACTGTAAGCTCTGACTAAACCTCCCGTTCCTAGCTTTGTACCGCCAAAATACCTTACGATTATAACTGCACTGTTTATAAGTTCATTTCCCGCCAATACATTTAATGCAGGTTTACCGCTGGTTCCTTTTGGCTCTCCGTCATCACTGCTGTTTTCAACAATCTGCTCAAACTCATTTAAATATCTATACGCATAAACAAAATGTCTTGCTTTAGTATGTTCTTCTCTTAATCTTTTCATTAAAGAATCAAACAGAGAATAAGGAGTTAAATAGGCTATAAATTTTGATTTTTTTTCTTCATAAGTTTGCGAAAACTCTTCTTTTATAAAATACATGATGAAATTTTACTTAAAATAATCTAATTTAGAGCTTTTTTTTATTATAATCTTTTCATGAGATTAGACCTTTATCTAACAAAAAATTTTGATATTCAAAGCAGAAACAAAGCCCATGAAATTATAAAGTCAAATAAAGTAAAAGTTGACGGTAAAACTGTTTCAAAACCCTCATTTTTAGTAGATGAAACTTCAAAAATAGAACTATTGGAAGAGGATTTTTATGTAAGCAGAGCGGCATATAAACTAAAACATTTTTTAGATGAGATAAAAATTGATTTAAAAAACAAAGAGGCTTTGGATATAGGAAGCAGTACGGGTGGATTTACCCAGATTTTGCTCTTAAACAGTATCAAAAAAGTTACTTGCGTGGATGTAGGTTCAAATCAGTTACATGAAAAAATAAAAAACGATAAAAGAATTGTTTTTTTTGAAAAACAAGATATAAGAAAATTTCAAAGTGATAAAAAGTTTGATCTTGTAACTTGTGATGTCTCTTTTATCTCTATTTTAAATATATTAAAAGAGATAGACTCTTTTGCAAAAAATGAGATTATAATTTTATTTAAACCTCAGTTTGAAGTAGGAACAAATGTTAAAAGAGATAAAAAAGGTGTGGTAAAAGATAAAAAAGCCGTTTTAAAAGCAAGAGAGAAATTTTTAGATCAAACCAAACTTTTAAACTGGAAACTAAAATACAATTCACAAAGTAAACTTGAAGGAAAAGAGGGAAATGAAGAAGAGCTCTTCTATTTTAATAAATAAAAAAGATATTACGGCAATAGCCTTGGGAGGTTTTGACGGGATGCACTTAGCACATCAAAAACTCTTTAAACATTTAGGAGAAAAAGGAGCTATTGTCTCTATAGAATCCGAATATGCCAATTTAACGCCTAAAACATACAGACAAGAGTACTCTTCTTATCCTATTTATTACTATCTTTTAGAAAATATAAAAAATTTAAGCGGTCAAGAGTTTATCTCTTTGATAAAAGAGGAATTCCCAAATCTAAAAAAGATTGTAGTAGGTTTTGATTTTTGTTTCGGGAAAAACAGAAAAAACTGTATAAATGAGTTAAAAGAGCTTTTTAAAGGAGAAGTTGTTGTCGTAGATGAAGTAAAAACACACGGCATAGCAATTCACTCAAGAGTTATTAGAGATTATATTAAAGACGGAAATATAAAAATGGCAAACTCTCTTTTGGGAAGAGAGTATAAAATATTCGGAACACAAGTAAAAGGTCAAGGATTAGGCTCTAAAAGTTTTGTTCCTACTATAAATTTAAATATTGAAGATTTTATTCTGCCTACAGAAGGTGTTTATGCAACTAAAACAATAATAAATGAAGAAGAGTACGACTCGGTAACTTTTTTAGGACACAGAGTAACAACAGACGGAAGTTTTGCCGTAGAAACACATATTTTGGGAAAAGAGATAATAAACAAATTTTCATTGGTTCAAATAAAATTTTACGACAAAATAAGAGAGAACAAAAAGTTTGACTCTTTTGAAGCTTTAAAAAAACAGATTGAAGTTGA
It encodes the following:
- a CDS encoding bifunctional riboflavin kinase/FAD synthetase — encoded protein: MKKSSSILINKKDITAIALGGFDGMHLAHQKLFKHLGEKGAIVSIESEYANLTPKTYRQEYSSYPIYYYLLENIKNLSGQEFISLIKEEFPNLKKIVVGFDFCFGKNRKNCINELKELFKGEVVVVDEVKTHGIAIHSRVIRDYIKDGNIKMANSLLGREYKIFGTQVKGQGLGSKSFVPTINLNIEDFILPTEGVYATKTIINEEEYDSVTFLGHRVTTDGSFAVETHILGKEIINKFSLVQIKFYDKIRENKKFDSFEALKKQIEVDINKTKEFFSKAV
- a CDS encoding YigZ family protein, with amino-acid sequence MYFIKEEFSQTYEEKKSKFIAYLTPYSLFDSLMKRLREEHTKARHFVYAYRYLNEFEQIVENSSDDGEPKGTSGKPALNVLAGNELINSAVIIVRYFGGTKLGTGGLVRAYSDSVNLVINSAELLKYEKLQTAIIEVDYSTLSKVEYLINSLNIIVSNKEFTSKVKLHLQISDEQLSSLKTELPREVEIKL
- a CDS encoding DUF5644 domain-containing protein, whose protein sequence is MKLEISLFRFNYKSDYLPYYTKNFVKVKDEKTLLDILNSINEEQPFAYENILDFPLVVNGVYTYASITLEELTKEFGCDLTIEPISIRRAHTDLLINDADFQERLKILSEFIDNEDKKVYESYKLYFYASNTMNYEYDYIGDSILLLAADLIEKNPADESEILKAIIEYDTSIVYHTSLEKRVYNLDLKVEEKIQNLKNKLNLSKPLKEQNLFLDKKNSIDFGTFEENYEVKYNFEDFNLAYFQGTKEDSQTLELLGKLSAKLIDTPSMHSDLALESFHVNSEFTMKLASTVMLDAFDNSADLLIVDSDELFYLFDSNRKSMEKVSGREIITPVIHKNELQKLVSGKHDDTLKSQLKKHIVDPEII
- a CDS encoding type II secretion system protein GspD encodes the protein MKLLFSFLFLSFHLPSSLFCSQLININFKDLDINELIKITSKEIEKNILVTNKIEGKLDFLSSSAIKKESLLDILKYTLKSKGYKIVQSKEILRVVKIDPKEENIELPKKEKKTDKIKNHCEILFLENIDAKNVEKVLNKIIEKRVYEKFSKPTVAVNEELNSIVLDGNLEEIENLKEFIKKLDIEKKQVYVKALIVELDNDLIEDIGIKFGILGGKSYSGGLYTFSSNLNGGEAIAINTSSIGLEIPNVTSTLALGASLNLLNKTYGLDIISEPSILCINNKASSIYVGETISIQTGTTVTDGGNTTNSYEREDVGLTLNVKPRVSKNNKVYLEVTTLVENIKNRDNTYFNPDTSKKEIKTQAILNNGESVIIGGLMEKKNEKTVQKVPFAGDIPLIGELFKNRSENSQNKNLVVVITPYIIPENRDLTYVRKELSKLKSLEDQFLEKVLIKLKKRKTKKVENKNETLSSKTLHKEMIKEYFGI
- a CDS encoding HNH endonuclease, which encodes MVLDITFTVIGSLLILSLIPLYIYRKEIYRKFSKAGDTKTLINDLKSYLSANCPKIKFDYNVLKKFEKESDIRVKQTLIVEELIKQFAYFQYEMNTQKSVPHNMLWSSYDQNSKLLKDNKLPKDWTQRKKTAWVRDEGKCDRCGCKTELSKTNALLVKQMKDGGGFNLENIVILCNDCSRIIKSSNLEKTRKDLNLLDKLMGKIFF
- the tlyA gene encoding 23S rRNA (cytidine-2'-O)-methyltransferase TlyA translates to MRLDLYLTKNFDIQSRNKAHEIIKSNKVKVDGKTVSKPSFLVDETSKIELLEEDFYVSRAAYKLKHFLDEIKIDLKNKEALDIGSSTGGFTQILLLNSIKKVTCVDVGSNQLHEKIKNDKRIVFFEKQDIRKFQSDKKFDLVTCDVSFISILNILKEIDSFAKNEIIILFKPQFEVGTNVKRDKKGVVKDKKAVLKAREKFLDQTKLLNWKLKYNSQSKLEGKEGNEEELFYFNK